One genomic window of Deinococcus deserti VCD115 includes the following:
- a CDS encoding tripartite tricarboxylate transporter permease, producing MNNLLSWESFLALILGSLFGAVFGSIPGLTATLALSLFVPLALFLDPSLVLPAVIGISTAAIFAGDIGSITVKIPGTAASAAYSDEINRMGKGSIAYAMGVATLPSAVGAMVGVVILMIGAGLLAQFAKQFSSFEYFWLAVLGLVAGIFATQGKLIKGALSLGIGVLISTVGLDPTLGYARFSFGSPNMLAGINYVVALIGLFGISELLEQAYKGVLKTEAVVSTDDMRAQRRKVQHDYWVRPSLLMLRERGAMMRASLVGTGVGFLPGAGSDLAAWLSSSLERMRTRKAQMTSAEVTRQEETVVLAGTASNNAAVAGAWIPAMALGIPGDTLTAIVLGVFLIAGITPGPQLFTENRGLVNQIYLAFAVASVVIMPIMGLLAAYGAGYITRIPFRLLMGFILGLTVIGAYAINNNPFDIWVMLALGAFGFVLKRGGFPLAQVVLGMVLGPLLEQNFMVSVIKVHWNFASFFERPVALILMLATLLIIVFGSRMNHLYQKSIQAPAAGTDVPTGSV from the coding sequence ATGAACAATCTGCTGAGTTGGGAATCCTTCCTCGCCCTGATTCTGGGCAGCCTGTTTGGCGCCGTGTTCGGCTCCATTCCTGGCCTGACCGCCACGCTCGCCCTGAGCCTGTTTGTTCCGCTGGCCCTGTTCCTTGATCCGAGTCTGGTCTTGCCTGCCGTTATCGGCATTTCCACCGCTGCTATTTTCGCGGGCGACATCGGGTCAATTACAGTCAAGATTCCCGGTACGGCCGCCAGCGCTGCGTACAGCGACGAGATCAACCGCATGGGCAAGGGCAGCATCGCCTACGCCATGGGGGTCGCTACCCTGCCGTCAGCTGTCGGCGCCATGGTCGGCGTGGTCATCCTGATGATCGGTGCAGGCCTGCTCGCCCAATTTGCCAAACAGTTCTCTTCATTCGAATACTTCTGGCTGGCTGTGCTGGGTCTGGTGGCCGGTATCTTTGCCACCCAAGGCAAGCTGATCAAGGGCGCGCTCTCGCTGGGGATCGGCGTGCTGATCTCTACCGTCGGGCTGGACCCGACCCTCGGCTACGCCCGCTTTTCCTTCGGCTCGCCAAACATGCTTGCTGGCATCAACTACGTGGTCGCGCTGATCGGCCTGTTCGGTATCAGTGAACTGCTTGAGCAGGCCTACAAAGGTGTGCTGAAAACAGAAGCAGTCGTGAGTACGGACGATATGCGTGCCCAGCGCCGTAAAGTTCAACACGACTACTGGGTGCGTCCCAGCCTTCTGATGCTGCGGGAAAGAGGGGCCATGATGCGCGCTTCCCTCGTAGGAACCGGCGTGGGCTTCCTGCCTGGCGCCGGCTCCGACCTGGCAGCCTGGCTGTCAAGCAGCCTGGAACGGATGCGCACCCGCAAGGCACAGATGACCAGCGCAGAAGTCACGCGGCAGGAAGAAACCGTGGTGCTCGCCGGAACCGCCTCCAACAATGCCGCTGTGGCAGGCGCCTGGATTCCCGCCATGGCACTCGGAATTCCTGGAGACACCCTGACCGCCATCGTGCTCGGAGTGTTTCTGATTGCAGGGATCACTCCCGGTCCTCAGTTGTTCACGGAGAACCGCGGCCTCGTCAATCAGATCTACCTGGCGTTCGCCGTGGCCAGTGTCGTCATCATGCCCATCATGGGCCTCCTGGCGGCCTATGGCGCTGGGTACATCACCCGTATCCCCTTCCGGTTGCTGATGGGATTTATTCTCGGTCTCACGGTTATTGGTGCCTACGCCATCAACAACAACCCCTTTGACATCTGGGTGATGCTGGCACTGGGCGCGTTCGGATTCGTGCTCAAGCGCGGCGGCTTTCCGCTCGCACAGGTGGTCCTCGGCATGGTGCTGGGCCCACTGCTGGAGCAGAACTTCATGGTCAGTGTCATCAAGGTGCACTGGAACTTTGCCAGCTTCTTCGAGCGGCCAGTCGCTTTGATTCTGATGCTTGCCACCCTGCTGATCATCGTGTTCGGCAGCCGCATGAACCACCTGTATCAGAAGTCGATTCAAGCCCCTGCTGCGGGGACCGACGTTCCGACCGGCTCGGTCTGA
- a CDS encoding AI-2E family transporter, protein MTTSRRMPPARQSGSSRTGIQVINLLPVAMGVIAVLLALSFFGRVGPALLAIILALILATALNPVARFLERWMPRAAAGLATVLLVLAALALLGFLAVPPVVTQVGQISGSLPSSVPELEKRINAAIAGYPSISGALSEDTIHGLVQQATTFTTKAARALPNLVGTALGGLFLALVTLVMVVFVLSNPVPLVNGALGAVPPRHRLKAARALAQILKQLGAWGRATVLIMLVTGGFMALGLMLLGVENWLVFGLLAALGELIPNLGPIVASLPPILFTLADDPQKAVYVAVFSLVFQQVEGFILAPFLLGGAGKLHPLSVTVGVLLFGSVFGLVGAFLTVPFLIILKAMYQEFYLQDAPDIPDAVAMALISGKVEEQLEREEEEREATVKAAQEARDAELVRQAEEGDLDLAEALDAPEGNASTEGRQRAGQGPESV, encoded by the coding sequence ATGACCACTTCCCGTCGTATGCCCCCCGCGCGGCAATCAGGTTCGTCACGAACCGGCATCCAGGTCATCAACCTGCTTCCCGTTGCGATGGGCGTCATTGCCGTGCTTCTTGCCCTCAGTTTTTTCGGCAGGGTAGGCCCGGCCCTGCTCGCGATCATTCTGGCGCTGATTCTGGCCACCGCCCTGAATCCGGTCGCCCGGTTCCTTGAACGCTGGATGCCACGTGCCGCTGCAGGGCTGGCCACCGTGCTGCTGGTGCTGGCCGCCCTGGCCCTGCTGGGGTTTCTTGCGGTTCCACCTGTCGTAACCCAGGTGGGACAGATTTCAGGCAGTTTGCCCAGCTCTGTTCCAGAGCTGGAAAAACGTATCAATGCTGCCATCGCAGGATATCCCTCCATTAGTGGGGCGCTGTCCGAAGACACTATTCACGGACTTGTTCAGCAGGCGACCACTTTTACGACCAAAGCAGCCCGCGCGCTACCAAACCTGGTGGGGACCGCGCTGGGCGGCCTGTTTCTCGCCCTGGTCACGCTGGTAATGGTGGTGTTTGTGCTGAGTAACCCAGTGCCGCTGGTCAACGGGGCCCTGGGTGCTGTTCCGCCCCGGCACCGCCTGAAAGCCGCCCGCGCCCTGGCCCAGATTCTCAAGCAACTGGGCGCCTGGGGCCGCGCCACCGTGCTGATCATGCTGGTCACGGGCGGGTTCATGGCCCTCGGGCTGATGTTGCTCGGTGTAGAAAACTGGCTCGTTTTCGGCCTTCTGGCGGCGCTGGGGGAACTGATACCCAACCTCGGGCCGATCGTGGCGTCGCTGCCGCCGATCCTGTTCACTCTGGCTGACGATCCGCAGAAAGCGGTGTATGTGGCGGTGTTCTCGCTGGTGTTTCAGCAGGTTGAAGGGTTCATTCTGGCGCCGTTCCTGCTGGGCGGTGCGGGAAAGCTGCATCCCCTGTCGGTGACTGTCGGCGTGCTGCTGTTCGGGAGTGTGTTCGGGCTGGTGGGCGCTTTTCTGACGGTGCCGTTTCTGATCATCCTGAAAGCGATGTATCAGGAGTTCTACCTGCAGGACGCTCCGGATATTCCAGATGCAGTAGCGATGGCGCTGATCAGCGGCAAGGTCGAAGAGCAGCTCGAGCGCGAGGAAGAGGAGCGTGAGGCGACGGTCAAGGCTGCGCAGGAGGCCCGCGACGCAGAACTGGTGCGTCAGGCCGAAGAGGGAGATCTGGACCTCGCTGAGGCCCTGGACGCGCCGGAGGGGAACGCCAGTACCGAAGGCCGTCAGCGGGCCGGGCAAGGACCAGAGTCCGTGTGA
- a CDS encoding HAD family hydrolase: MSFPAFGAILFDLDGVLVDSEVLANQVWIAVLAQHNLHLSPHAFMKGSIGQTLTGVFDWLHAEHGWAKPDSFESRLDEQLLQAFETVRALAGAEHTLRSLQAAGMPTAIVSNSQRDRLHLKLRAAGLNDLTNGHVYDPEHTEGRGKPFPDLYLLAAQQLGVPATRCLVVEDSVPGVQAGLAAGATVWGLCAGEHMHAGSASELSDAGAARLLHSHGELQQALAALGNGSEEQLKMR; the protein is encoded by the coding sequence ATGAGTTTCCCAGCCTTCGGTGCAATCCTGTTTGACCTCGACGGTGTTCTGGTCGACAGCGAAGTGCTTGCCAACCAGGTGTGGATTGCCGTTCTGGCGCAGCACAACCTGCACCTGAGCCCACACGCCTTCATGAAAGGCTCGATTGGCCAGACCCTGACTGGCGTCTTTGACTGGCTGCATGCGGAGCATGGCTGGGCCAAGCCCGACAGTTTCGAGTCCAGGCTGGATGAGCAGCTGCTCCAGGCGTTTGAAACGGTCCGTGCACTTGCAGGGGCCGAACATACCCTCCGGTCCCTGCAGGCAGCAGGCATGCCCACCGCCATTGTCAGCAACAGCCAACGCGACCGCCTTCACCTGAAGCTGCGCGCTGCTGGATTAAATGACCTGACGAACGGCCATGTCTATGATCCTGAGCATACGGAAGGCCGGGGAAAACCGTTCCCCGACCTGTACCTTCTGGCGGCACAGCAATTGGGAGTTCCGGCAACGCGGTGCCTGGTGGTTGAAGACAGCGTGCCTGGTGTCCAGGCGGGGCTGGCAGCAGGAGCCACCGTATGGGGGTTGTGTGCAGGTGAGCACATGCACGCTGGCAGCGCTTCAGAACTCTCGGACGCTGGAGCGGCCCGTCTGTTGCACAGCCACGGTGAACTGCAGCAGGCGCTGGCCGCTTTGGGAAACGGATCTGAGGAACAGCTGAAAATGCGTTGA
- a CDS encoding FadR/GntR family transcriptional regulator produces the protein MTISPVKKQKLPDSVVDRLLEVVRSGQFNTGDRLPSERVLAVQLGVSRASLRDALTRLEMLGVLEVRQGDGTFVCSPEGRTLSLPFQGLLRSLPQTAQDLLEFRRILEPEAAALAAERATPAQIASLQACLRQQHVTAAQGLRLSQDDIAFHTLIAQMVGNTVILRVLETLQQVMQDLRSRTLPGQYPEITLREHTRILAAIGNRSPVEARQAMADHLETVVRTAVETPSTSSKGAYDA, from the coding sequence TTGACTATTAGCCCTGTCAAAAAACAGAAGCTGCCAGACAGTGTCGTAGACCGTCTGCTTGAGGTGGTGCGTAGCGGTCAGTTCAATACTGGAGATCGCCTGCCCTCTGAACGGGTTCTTGCTGTTCAGCTGGGTGTTTCTCGAGCCAGTCTGCGCGACGCGCTGACCCGGCTGGAGATGCTTGGCGTCCTTGAAGTCCGGCAGGGAGACGGCACCTTTGTCTGCTCCCCAGAAGGCAGGACGCTGTCACTGCCCTTCCAGGGCCTGCTGCGGAGTCTTCCTCAGACTGCTCAGGATCTTCTCGAGTTCAGGCGAATTCTGGAGCCCGAGGCGGCAGCGCTGGCGGCTGAGCGTGCGACGCCTGCACAGATCGCCAGCCTTCAAGCCTGCCTTCGTCAGCAGCACGTCACCGCAGCGCAGGGGCTCAGGCTCTCGCAAGACGACATTGCTTTCCACACCCTGATCGCCCAGATGGTTGGAAACACCGTCATTCTGCGCGTACTCGAAACCCTGCAACAGGTCATGCAGGACCTGCGGTCCCGGACCCTGCCTGGCCAGTACCCCGAGATCACGCTTCGCGAACACACCCGCATCCTGGCCGCCATTGGAAACCGCTCGCCCGTGGAAGCACGGCAGGCGATGGCGGACCACCTCGAAACCGTCGTCCGCACCGCCGTTGAAACCCCCTCGACTTCGTCAAAAGGAGCTTATGATGCTTAG
- a CDS encoding ABC transporter substrate-binding protein — protein sequence MMLRQIAVMTLGLLGTAAAQTVTVGLDADPPRLDPTLSTAFVDRQVLNQIFDKLVDLDQNLKIVPALAKSWKITNGGLTYTFTLRDGVKFHDGTPLNAAAVKYSLERHMTLENSGRKNELKAVKEIKVVNPTTVQITLKQPFAPLLGVLSDRAGMIVSPTAAQKAGENFQNAPVGSGAFEFASRKRQDNITLTANASYWDGKPKIDKLVYRPFPEGDVRLANLLSGAVQVITPIDPKDISRMDKNDKFNVMNYSGLSYYGIWFNVTRAPFNSKAARQAVAATIDREAVAKVVFHNTVEPANGPFAPGTPAAAKNARIPKPNLPLAKQKLGGKPLTFTLLTAPGTVPTQLAQLYQAMFAQAGITAKIEQVEFGTLLDRADKRDYDALVLGWSGRPDPDGNIYDFFTTGAPNNQAGYSNKTVDQLLNKARTQTSMSSRVATYNVALGKINEEVPYVYVYHQNNVVGTAKGLTGLKPIPDGILRFKDVDLK from the coding sequence ATGATGCTTAGACAGATTGCTGTGATGACCCTTGGCCTGCTGGGTACGGCCGCCGCCCAGACCGTGACCGTTGGCCTGGACGCCGACCCACCCCGCCTCGACCCGACCCTTTCGACGGCTTTTGTCGACCGTCAGGTCCTGAATCAGATCTTCGACAAGCTCGTAGATCTGGACCAGAACCTCAAGATCGTGCCGGCCCTGGCCAAGTCCTGGAAAATCACCAACGGTGGTCTCACCTACACCTTCACCCTGCGTGATGGCGTCAAGTTCCATGACGGAACGCCGCTGAATGCCGCTGCCGTGAAATACAGCCTGGAGCGCCACATGACGCTCGAAAACAGCGGACGCAAGAACGAGCTGAAGGCCGTCAAGGAAATCAAGGTCGTGAATCCGACCACCGTTCAGATCACGCTGAAGCAGCCGTTTGCACCGCTGCTCGGGGTGCTGAGTGACCGTGCCGGCATGATTGTCTCGCCCACCGCTGCTCAGAAAGCTGGTGAAAACTTCCAGAACGCACCCGTAGGGAGCGGCGCTTTCGAGTTCGCCAGCCGCAAACGCCAGGACAACATCACCCTCACGGCCAATGCCAGCTACTGGGACGGCAAGCCCAAGATCGACAAGCTGGTGTACCGCCCCTTCCCGGAAGGCGATGTCCGCCTTGCGAACCTGCTGTCCGGAGCCGTTCAGGTCATCACCCCGATCGATCCCAAAGACATCAGCAGGATGGACAAGAACGACAAGTTCAACGTCATGAACTACTCCGGCCTGAGTTACTACGGAATCTGGTTCAACGTGACCCGTGCGCCGTTCAACTCCAAGGCGGCCCGGCAGGCTGTGGCGGCCACGATTGACCGTGAGGCCGTGGCCAAAGTGGTGTTCCACAATACGGTCGAGCCCGCCAACGGTCCCTTCGCGCCCGGTACCCCGGCCGCAGCCAAGAACGCCCGTATCCCCAAGCCCAACCTTCCCCTTGCCAAGCAGAAGCTCGGCGGCAAACCACTGACCTTCACCCTGCTGACTGCTCCCGGTACGGTTCCGACGCAGCTTGCCCAGCTGTACCAGGCCATGTTCGCGCAGGCGGGTATCACCGCCAAGATCGAGCAGGTGGAATTCGGTACGCTGCTTGACCGTGCTGATAAGCGTGACTATGACGCCCTGGTCCTGGGCTGGAGCGGGCGTCCTGACCCGGACGGCAACATCTACGACTTCTTCACGACCGGCGCTCCCAACAACCAGGCGGGCTACAGCAACAAGACCGTAGATCAGCTGCTGAACAAAGCCCGGACGCAGACCAGCATGTCGTCCCGCGTGGCGACGTACAACGTTGCCCTGGGTAAAATCAACGAAGAAGTGCCCTACGTCTATGTGTACCACCAGAACAACGTCGTGGGTACCGCGAAAGGCCTCACCGGACTGAAGCCCATTCCCGACGGCATCCTTCGCTTCAAGGACGTCGACCTCAAATAA
- a CDS encoding ABC transporter permease has protein sequence MLVFALRRLLSTLPTLLIVTLVVFAMVNLLPGDPARLLLGEEATPEALAELRRSLGLDRPLPEQYLRWLMDVIQLDFGTSVKDNTTVTSLVAEKLPTTMQLAGFSMLIALVIAIPAGILGALRRGTWVDQVLTLMALSGISLPNFFLGILLIYVFSIRLAWIPASGYVSFFEDPGKNLLLLLLPAVTLGVHSAAVLARYLRGSLIETLFQDYVRTAHAKGVSGPRVTFKHALRNALIPVVTAFGLQLGGLLGGAVITEQIFSVPGFGRLLVDAVFTRDLPVIQGVVLVSAIAVFIVSFLVDMMYAALDPRIRYQ, from the coding sequence GTGCTTGTTTTCGCTCTACGCCGCCTGCTCTCCACTCTTCCCACCCTGCTGATCGTGACCCTGGTGGTCTTTGCCATGGTGAACCTGCTGCCCGGCGACCCCGCGCGGCTGCTGCTGGGTGAGGAAGCCACTCCTGAAGCGCTTGCCGAGCTGCGCCGCTCGCTTGGACTGGACCGCCCCCTCCCCGAGCAGTACCTGCGCTGGCTGATGGACGTGATTCAGCTGGATTTCGGAACCAGCGTGAAAGACAACACCACTGTCACTTCCCTGGTCGCCGAAAAACTGCCCACGACCATGCAGCTGGCGGGCTTTTCGATGCTGATTGCCCTTGTCATTGCCATACCTGCCGGCATTCTGGGTGCGCTCCGCCGCGGAACGTGGGTGGACCAGGTCCTGACCCTGATGGCGCTGTCCGGCATCAGCCTGCCCAACTTCTTCCTGGGCATCCTGCTGATCTATGTTTTCAGTATTCGCCTGGCCTGGATTCCAGCCAGCGGCTACGTCAGCTTCTTTGAGGACCCAGGAAAAAACCTGCTGCTGCTGCTGCTGCCGGCCGTGACGCTCGGCGTGCACTCGGCTGCGGTTCTGGCACGGTACCTGCGCGGCAGTCTGATTGAGACCCTGTTTCAGGACTACGTGCGAACGGCGCACGCCAAAGGTGTCTCCGGACCACGCGTGACCTTCAAGCACGCCCTGCGCAACGCCCTGATTCCCGTGGTAACGGCATTCGGCCTGCAACTCGGCGGTCTGCTTGGCGGCGCCGTTATTACAGAGCAGATATTCAGCGTTCCGGGTTTCGGGCGCCTGCTGGTCGACGCGGTATTCACGCGTGACCTGCCAGTGATTCAGGGCGTAGTTCTGGTTTCCGCCATCGCAGTGTTCATCGTGAGTTTCCTGGTGGACATGATGTACGCCGCTCTCGACCCCAGGATCCGGTACCAGTAA
- a CDS encoding ABC transporter permease has protein sequence MQQSTLSRPAARPKLRLSKPVRRFLKNKLAVVGAVILLIFSVLAVFAPVVAPADPSQIFFSDLRAAPGGIHPFGADELGRDIFSRVVYGARVSLSAGLVSVTLALVAGTALGMLAGYFRGWVDEVIMRLVDAMLALPFLVLAIALAAILGPSLQNTMIAIAIVSAPAFARITRGEVLAQREREYVQAAQALGARDSRLILRHLLPNISGALIVQTSLAIASAILAESSLSFLGLGIQPPAPSWGSMLNAARGYLSEAPWMALFPGMAIFLTVLAFNLVGDGLREAIDPRTRH, from the coding sequence ATGCAACAATCCACGTTATCCCGACCAGCTGCCCGGCCCAAATTGCGCCTGAGCAAACCTGTCCGCCGCTTTCTCAAGAATAAACTCGCCGTTGTGGGCGCGGTCATCCTGCTGATCTTCAGTGTGCTGGCGGTCTTTGCACCTGTTGTGGCCCCTGCCGACCCCAGTCAGATCTTCTTTTCCGACCTGCGTGCAGCCCCAGGCGGAATTCACCCGTTCGGGGCTGACGAGCTGGGCCGCGACATTTTTTCCCGGGTGGTGTACGGCGCGCGGGTCTCCCTGAGCGCCGGACTGGTCTCGGTGACGCTTGCGCTGGTTGCGGGCACCGCCCTGGGCATGCTTGCCGGTTACTTCAGGGGATGGGTTGACGAGGTCATCATGCGCCTGGTCGACGCCATGCTGGCGCTGCCTTTTCTGGTTCTGGCCATTGCGCTGGCGGCCATCCTCGGCCCGAGTCTGCAGAACACCATGATCGCCATTGCCATTGTCAGCGCACCGGCATTTGCCCGTATTACGCGCGGCGAGGTGCTGGCGCAACGCGAACGTGAATACGTGCAGGCCGCCCAGGCCCTGGGCGCCCGGGACAGCCGGCTGATCCTGCGGCATCTTCTGCCCAACATCAGCGGCGCGCTGATCGTGCAGACCTCACTGGCTATCGCCAGCGCCATTCTGGCGGAGTCGAGCCTGTCCTTTCTGGGCCTGGGGATCCAGCCGCCAGCACCAAGCTGGGGTTCAATGCTTAACGCTGCCCGCGGTTACCTGTCGGAAGCGCCCTGGATGGCGCTGTTCCCCGGCATGGCCATCTTCCTGACCGTGCTGGCCTTCAACCTGGTCGGCGACGGCCTCCGCGAAGCCATCGATCCTAGAACCCGCCACTGA
- a CDS encoding gamma-glutamyltransferase family protein, with protein sequence MQPYPSIRQPVYARNGMVATSQPLAAQAGLFILREGGNAVDAAIATAAALTVVEPTSNGIGGDLFALVWDSGEVHGLNGSGRSPALLNMDALPGGEMPTHGWLPVTVPGAPRAWADLHARFGRLPFEQVLAPAIEYARRGYALSPVLAHGWARGIQAHRQRTGVVFEPWLDTFAPSGFQPAPGALWASEAHATTLEQIARSGAADFYEGNLARRIDTYAQDTGGLLRAGDLAAHQSEWVKPISVRYQDHDVWEIPPNGQGIAALIALGILDGMDLPPTRDDEYGLHLQIEAMKLGFTDAHRYVADPAVSDVPVQQLLDPAYHAARRALIGEQALNPEPGDPQSHGTVYLATADGDGQMVSLIQSNYMGFGSGVVVPGTGIALQNRGHNFNLDASHPNALAPGKRPYHTIIPGFLTQGQHAVGPFGVMGGFMQPQGHVQVILNTLRYGMNPQQALDAPRWQWTSGKTVEVEHGLGASLSRALAARGHDLKVQLDPGAFGRGQIIWRDAKTGVLSGGSESRADGQAAAF encoded by the coding sequence ATGCAACCTTATCCTTCTATACGTCAACCCGTCTACGCCCGCAACGGCATGGTCGCCACCAGTCAACCGCTCGCTGCGCAGGCGGGGCTGTTTATTCTCCGCGAGGGCGGCAATGCTGTGGACGCCGCGATCGCCACCGCCGCCGCCCTGACCGTGGTGGAACCCACCAGCAACGGCATCGGCGGTGACCTGTTTGCCCTGGTGTGGGACAGCGGCGAGGTACATGGTCTCAACGGCTCGGGCCGTTCCCCGGCGCTGCTGAACATGGACGCCCTGCCCGGCGGAGAAATGCCCACCCACGGCTGGCTCCCAGTGACTGTTCCGGGCGCTCCGCGCGCGTGGGCCGACCTGCATGCCCGCTTCGGCCGGCTGCCCTTCGAGCAGGTCCTGGCTCCGGCCATCGAATACGCCCGGCGTGGCTACGCCCTGTCTCCAGTGCTTGCCCACGGGTGGGCCCGGGGCATTCAGGCCCACCGGCAGCGCACTGGCGTGGTGTTTGAACCCTGGCTCGACACGTTTGCTCCATCCGGCTTCCAGCCCGCGCCCGGCGCGTTGTGGGCTTCCGAAGCCCACGCAACGACCCTGGAGCAGATCGCCCGGTCCGGAGCCGCAGACTTCTATGAAGGCAACCTTGCCCGTCGTATCGACACCTATGCTCAGGACACCGGCGGGCTGCTGCGCGCCGGGGACCTGGCCGCACACCAGAGCGAATGGGTCAAACCCATCAGCGTGCGCTACCAGGACCACGACGTCTGGGAAATTCCGCCAAACGGGCAGGGCATCGCCGCGCTGATCGCCCTGGGCATCCTCGACGGGATGGACCTGCCCCCCACCCGCGACGACGAGTACGGCCTTCACCTGCAGATCGAGGCGATGAAGCTCGGCTTTACCGACGCCCACCGCTATGTGGCCGATCCGGCCGTGTCCGACGTTCCGGTTCAGCAGCTCCTGGACCCTGCGTACCACGCGGCACGCCGCGCCCTGATCGGCGAGCAGGCGCTGAACCCGGAGCCCGGCGATCCTCAGTCACACGGCACGGTGTATCTGGCGACCGCTGACGGGGACGGGCAGATGGTCAGCCTGATCCAGAGCAACTACATGGGCTTCGGCAGCGGTGTGGTCGTGCCTGGCACCGGCATCGCGCTGCAGAACCGCGGGCACAACTTCAACCTTGACGCGTCTCACCCCAATGCCCTGGCGCCAGGCAAACGTCCGTACCACACCATCATCCCAGGCTTCCTGACACAGGGCCAGCACGCTGTCGGCCCCTTCGGCGTCATGGGCGGCTTCATGCAGCCCCAGGGCCACGTGCAGGTGATTCTCAATACCCTGCGCTACGGCATGAATCCGCAACAGGCGCTGGACGCCCCGCGCTGGCAGTGGACCAGCGGCAAGACGGTCGAGGTCGAGCACGGGCTCGGCGCTTCCCTGTCGCGCGCCCTGGCTGCGCGTGGTCATGACCTGAAGGTGCAGCTTGACCCGGGAGCCTTCGGTCGCGGCCAGATCATCTGGCGCGACGCCAAAACCGGTGTACTCAGCGGCGGCAGCGAGTCACGCGCCGACGGACAGGCCGCAGCGTTTTGA
- a CDS encoding sulfite exporter TauE/SafE family protein encodes MILLSTLLIGLLAGVLGAILGLGGGVVVVPAMEFLLPRLGHPLTIGQAVAISQFSVLAVGLAGAASYLQQGLVRARTGYLLSPYTIVGGALGSFLGLVLPARAVATVFAMLLLYSAYTLVRGLKRVEVEREPSRLVPPAMTFAGVMSGLLGIGGGTVQVPVMNLLGGLPIRQAIATSTFIMGLTAVGNALIYQAGGLLNAQLACAIAFGVLIGARAGAGLQKRIPDRELKIFFAGLVTLTAVQLLYKYWS; translated from the coding sequence TTGATCCTGCTGTCCACCCTTCTGATTGGTCTGCTGGCCGGCGTACTGGGGGCCATTCTGGGGCTGGGCGGGGGCGTGGTGGTGGTTCCCGCCATGGAATTCCTTCTGCCGCGCCTGGGTCATCCTCTGACCATCGGACAAGCCGTCGCGATCAGCCAGTTCAGTGTGCTGGCCGTGGGGCTGGCGGGAGCAGCCTCCTACCTGCAGCAGGGCCTGGTCCGCGCCCGGACTGGGTATCTGCTCAGCCCTTACACCATCGTGGGCGGGGCGCTGGGCAGTTTTCTGGGTCTGGTTCTGCCAGCGCGGGCGGTCGCCACCGTGTTCGCGATGCTGCTGCTGTACTCGGCGTACACGCTTGTCCGTGGGCTCAAACGCGTGGAGGTCGAACGCGAACCCAGCCGTCTGGTGCCGCCCGCCATGACCTTTGCCGGTGTGATGAGCGGCCTGCTGGGCATCGGTGGCGGCACCGTGCAGGTGCCGGTCATGAACCTGCTGGGCGGCCTGCCGATCCGTCAGGCGATTGCCACCAGCACGTTCATCATGGGTCTGACCGCCGTGGGCAACGCGCTGATCTACCAGGCAGGAGGACTGCTGAATGCACAGCTCGCCTGCGCGATCGCGTTCGGAGTCCTGATCGGCGCCCGGGCCGGTGCAGGACTGCAGAAACGTATTCCAGACCGGGAACTGAAAATCTTCTTTGCTGGACTGGTGACGCTGACCGCCGTTCAGCTGCTCTACAAGTACTGGAGTTGA